The following coding sequences are from one Rutidosis leptorrhynchoides isolate AG116_Rl617_1_P2 chromosome 11, CSIRO_AGI_Rlap_v1, whole genome shotgun sequence window:
- the LOC139875202 gene encoding uncharacterized protein, giving the protein MSNIQDELDQLCIEEVQKTGDGEPNQAAVFDSLELEPINVVDEISSPNTIEGASISSVHFYTPNGSRYFIPEVQTTYKPVVGTMFNSVEEALVLYQGYAKKAGFSVRKYTAKRKANGDLSHRLFVCNRQGKPYTKTGVDSLQPAVLVDKSQEQNENVEGTSAQNIKKKPQRRRRNSNIKVTDSYCVLVCYFPVTFNLLLVSV; this is encoded by the exons ATGTCTAATATACAAGATGAATTGGACCAATTGTGTATTGAAGAAGTTCAGAAAACTGGAGATGGAGAACCAAATCAAGCAGCCGTTTTTGACTCACTTGAACTGGAACCCATTAATGTTGTTGATGAAATCTCGAGCCCTAATACAATCGAAG GTGCATCTATTTCAAGTGTTCATTTCTACACACCTAATGGGAGCAGATACTTCATACCTGAAGTTCAAACAACATACAAACCGGTTGTAGGAACTATGTTTAATTCAGTTGAGGAAGCATTAGTGTTGTATCAGGGTTATGCCAAAAAAGCAGGTTTCTCTGTAAGAAAATACACGGCTAAACGTAAAGCAAATGGGGATTTATCTCATAGGTTATTTGTTTGCAACAGACAAGGTAAACCGTATACGAAAACAGGTGTTGATTCATTACAACCGGCTGTACTGGTGGACAAAAGTCAAGAACAGAATGAAAATGTTGAAGGGACGAGTGCGCAGAATATAAAAAAGAAGCCACAACGTCGTCGACGAAACTCGAACATAAAAGTAACAGACTCTTATTGTGTGTTAGTTTGTTATTTTCCCGTGACATTTAATTTACTCTTAGTGTctgtttaa